The following proteins are co-located in the Nonlabens ponticola genome:
- a CDS encoding peptidylprolyl isomerase, with amino-acid sequence MLKKLLKYLFAFIACLTIVSCEFFTNQEQPDAVAQLGDAYLTRAEILSILPADYTTADSVLIVQKYIDDWTTDQMLLRNARKNITQDKQDDLQLLIKKYQMELYTQAYLQELVKANLDTTFSKSTIEQYFQERKEEFKLNEELVKFRYISLDASYPDVEEIYKLFKRNDLKSVKALDSLSLGYRNYSLNDDVWVNRGTVLERISPITAANAADYLKPGSNWKLEDSLGVYLVHVKDVLKRGEQAPLSYVQPTIKQILRNQRKLTYIKNLEKELLDDAIQNKRLKVNP; translated from the coding sequence TTGCTAAAAAAGCTGCTTAAATATCTGTTTGCATTCATTGCCTGTTTGACCATTGTTTCTTGTGAGTTTTTTACAAATCAAGAACAACCAGATGCCGTTGCACAACTAGGTGATGCTTATCTCACACGTGCAGAGATATTATCTATTCTACCTGCAGATTATACTACAGCAGATAGTGTTCTTATCGTTCAAAAATACATTGACGACTGGACGACAGACCAGATGTTGCTGCGCAATGCACGCAAGAATATAACTCAGGATAAGCAAGATGACCTTCAATTACTGATCAAAAAATATCAAATGGAGCTTTACACACAGGCTTATTTGCAAGAGTTGGTAAAGGCAAATCTTGACACAACCTTTAGCAAATCGACTATTGAGCAATATTTTCAGGAGCGGAAAGAGGAATTTAAACTCAATGAAGAGTTAGTCAAATTTAGATACATATCGCTAGATGCATCTTACCCAGATGTAGAAGAAATTTACAAGCTCTTTAAACGTAATGACCTGAAAAGTGTCAAAGCACTAGATAGTTTATCATTAGGATACCGCAATTACTCACTCAATGACGATGTTTGGGTCAACCGCGGCACCGTTCTTGAACGCATAAGTCCTATAACTGCGGCTAATGCTGCAGACTATCTAAAACCAGGAAGTAACTGGAAGCTAGAGGATAGTCTTGGCGTATATTTGGTACATGTAAAGGATGTGCTCAAACGCGGTGAGCAAGCGCCTTTATCATACGTACAACCTACCATTAAGCAAATTTTGCGCAACCAGCGTAAACTTACATACATTAAAAATCTAGAAAAGGAATTATTAGATGATGCAATACAAAATAAACGACTTAAAGTCAATCCTTAA
- a CDS encoding peptidylprolyl isomerase → MMQYKINDLKSILKLTSVFVALAFASIGYAQQVKPRTAGNQFDVKVQQQSDEQIKRDVLSALNDTVKQPRREVRFRIDGVSGVIGDYVILESDISKQLQAWKRSGQPGDLSECDLMESLLIEKMYAHHAIQDSITVADAEINGYTDQRIRYFQDKLGGVSEETVAQYYQKETVQQLRDELNQLGRDELLSNRMQQRLTEEVDITPEEVRQFFYNIPEDERPLFNTEVEMARIVVNAVPTEEAVQDVIDKLNQYRTDVLENGSDFAAKATLFSEDIGTERQGGVLSLKRSDPYAKEFKDATFSLTEVGQISEPFETQFGWHIVYLEKIRGSVRDVRHILLYPYISTAQEAKARRKLETMRDSIILNQISFADAARAISDEKRTAKNGGQLVNPQTGEYRLDLTRAAPDLVSTVQFMEEGDVSGIIESRAPGGQNLATFTIVNLIKKIKDHKADYTGDFLKIKELALRDKQVRKIAEWREEKLKDTYVKIGDEYKKCDFLQQWTQ, encoded by the coding sequence ATGATGCAATACAAAATAAACGACTTAAAGTCAATCCTTAAATTGACCAGCGTTTTTGTGGCCCTAGCATTTGCGAGTATAGGCTATGCGCAGCAAGTAAAACCTAGGACCGCTGGTAATCAATTTGATGTCAAAGTACAACAGCAATCAGATGAGCAAATCAAGCGCGATGTATTATCAGCGCTCAATGATACTGTCAAGCAACCTCGACGCGAGGTGAGATTTCGTATTGACGGTGTTTCTGGGGTCATCGGTGATTATGTTATTTTAGAATCTGATATTTCAAAGCAATTGCAGGCATGGAAAAGATCAGGGCAGCCAGGTGATTTGTCAGAGTGTGATTTAATGGAATCTTTGTTGATCGAAAAAATGTATGCGCACCATGCGATACAAGACAGTATCACGGTAGCAGATGCTGAGATTAACGGTTATACTGATCAACGCATACGTTACTTTCAAGATAAACTAGGTGGTGTGAGCGAGGAAACGGTAGCTCAATACTATCAAAAAGAAACAGTACAGCAGTTGCGCGATGAGCTCAATCAATTGGGTCGTGACGAATTATTGTCTAATCGCATGCAACAACGCCTTACGGAAGAAGTAGACATCACTCCAGAAGAGGTGCGTCAGTTTTTTTACAATATTCCAGAAGATGAACGACCACTCTTTAATACAGAGGTAGAAATGGCTCGTATTGTTGTCAACGCAGTCCCTACCGAAGAAGCAGTACAAGATGTTATCGATAAACTCAATCAATATAGAACTGATGTTTTAGAAAATGGTTCTGATTTTGCTGCAAAAGCAACCTTATTCTCTGAGGATATAGGGACTGAGCGTCAAGGTGGCGTATTGAGTTTAAAACGTAGCGATCCTTATGCTAAAGAGTTTAAGGATGCAACGTTTTCATTGACTGAGGTTGGGCAGATAAGCGAGCCTTTTGAAACGCAATTCGGTTGGCATATTGTTTACCTAGAGAAGATACGCGGATCAGTGAGAGACGTGCGTCATATATTATTATATCCATACATCAGTACCGCTCAAGAGGCTAAAGCGCGACGTAAGTTAGAGACCATGCGTGATAGCATTATTCTCAATCAAATATCATTTGCAGATGCTGCCAGAGCGATAAGTGATGAAAAGCGCACTGCCAAAAACGGTGGACAACTCGTTAATCCACAGACGGGTGAATATCGACTGGACTTGACACGAGCCGCTCCTGACCTTGTATCTACGGTCCAGTTTATGGAAGAAGGCGATGTGAGTGGTATCATCGAGAGTAGAGCGCCAGGTGGTCAAAATCTTGCAACTTTTACCATCGTCAATTTGATTAAAAAAATCAAGGATCATAAGGCTGATTACACAGGTGATTTTCTCAAGATCAAAGAATTAGCATTGCGAGATAAGCAAGTACGCAAGATTGCAGAATGGCGCGAGGAAAAACTCAAGGATACCTATGTCAAAATAGGAGATGAGTATAAGAAGTGCGACTTCCTGCAGCAGTGGACACAGTAA